The genomic interval TTTGTGACCATCAATTATCAGATTTgaaaggggggggggagaggggctTCTGTGATAAAACCTTACTAGCGCATCTGTTATCTTTAAAGCTGTTCATTCATAGACATTCAAGCTAATGGCATGCATGATGACGACGGCATAAACTTATTAGCATGCTACCCTGTGTGCAGTGTTCTTTCAAACTTCTGAATTCTCCCACTGAATTAGAATTCACGCCAAAACAGTCAAGTGGCAAGGGCTCCAAGGAGTAAATTATTTGTTCAAAGTTTCACCTGACGATGTCTTTAACAGGAGTCAGTGACAGTGTGATCATTCAGGGTGCAGGACAAAATgctcattgtatttatttatttatctgattagtgttttacgacgtactcaagaatatttcacttatacaacggcggccagcattatggtgggtggaaaccgggcagagcccgggggaaacccacgaccatccgcaggttgctgtcagaccttcccacgtatggccggagaggaagccagcatgagctggacttgaactcacagcgaccgcattggtgagaggcttctgggtcattacgctgcgcttagcacgctaaccaactgagcaaatGCTCATTGTAAGCAGCCACCTACCAGAAAGATACAGGTGTATGCTCCACTTCCATGTACACTTAGTTTGTAGATTTGCTGAAGAATACAAATATCTGCTACCACACGTTtgtctacagtgtacatgcattaaaaTGGTGTTGAAACATGTGATAACTAATTTTGGTTATGAACAGTTTGTTGCTTTTGTTTCACCAAGCCTTGCCTGAACGACCACAGATGAAAGCATGTTTCTTGACAAAATCTTCAGGAAAATTTGTAAAGTGGGCACaagttaaatttacatgtaatttacgaGACACAGTTCCAAGGCAACAACTTCGATTGTAATCAACTTGAAAGTATGCTTGTGTCCAAGGAAATTAGACAGAGAAAATGTTCCATTTAAGTCCAGTGGTTGGAAAACATAttgcccccccctcccctccccctccttTTCTAAATAAATCATGTTAGGTCTAGAAATTTCATGGGCACTGAAATGTATAGGCACACCTCCCACTATACTGCCGGGCGCTgacataagagaaatattcttgagtacagcatagagcACCATTCAAACAGGTAAATGGAATAGGGTCAAATGTACAGAAAAGGAATTCTGTGTACTTACTGTAAATTTCAAAGATGGTAAAAAAACGACCATGGTTAACAAAGGTTTAATTCTTGGGAATTGGTTTGTTCAAGTAGCACTGAACAAAGAGATGCTtttccattcatttttttttttttggtgtgtttttggCAACATTATGACAGTATTATGAGGTGCATGTAAGTTTTCGATAtgatcacatttacattttcagcaGGAATGTTGAATTAAGGTTTCATAAAGCCCTTTTCCCTTTATAAGCAGTATTTTAATGCGGCATACCCCGAATCAGCAACTGGTTTACTTCTTTaggatttatattttttctaacCACTGACTGTTAATAAGAACATACATTGTCAAGACTCGTCAACACACATGCTTTCTCTTTGGTCAAAATGTTGTATGTAGGAAAGAAATGACACCAACCTGTTTGTGAGCTGCTACCCTGTGCGGCATCCCCCGTGGAGCCCATCCATGACTGGTTGTTTGGCGATCCGCTGGAGGTTGTGGCTGATGCTGCCAGTCGCCTAGGTGAGAATGTGGAATTAGACGGACTGCCAGAAAGTCCCTGGTTTTGGTCATCTTGAGCGTCCATTGTCACTTTAAAAATGTCTGCTTCGCTTGAATCAACTGGTTCTAATGAGATGGAATCTGACTCTGTATTGATAATGGACATAAGGCTTTGATTGGATGATGATTCTTGGGCAGAGGATGAAAGTGTGGATGATCCACCCACGCGGCGCGATTTGGCTGTGGAATAAAAGTCTGATTGCAATTCTGAGCTGTCTGCAGTTCGTTTTCGACTAAATGCACAAGATGTCTGCTGTTCAGGACTGGGTTCGTTTTTTATCACAACAATGTCTGGAGAGAGTCTGCTTGGAAAGCTCTGCTGCTGCCCTGAATTATGCGACATACGTGGGGAATCGGACGACTGGAGACGTTCACTGTACATCTGGTTTGCTAACGGGGATGCTGCTGGACTCATGTGAATACTGGGACTACTGGCAAAACTACCTCTCCTGCGATGCGCCCCTTGACCCGTGTCTACAGTCCTGGGAGGATGGTTTTTGACACCTCTCATCCATCCTGGATTGGGGGATTCTCCAGAGCAATCTGAAAACAGGCAGCCATCAAATGGAGTTAGAAGATCGACATACTGTGACGAAACCATTCATCTTGTACATTATTTCTGAGCGTTTAGGTTTCACTCTGTGGTGGGATGAAATCTCACTTGAAAACTGTAATTTACAACACCAAAcgtaatttttttcttaattactTCTAGAATGCCCTTTTCACACACCACAAACTTACTTTCTCAAAACTAGTCAAATTACTGTTATGAGTCAAGTAGCCttgcagatttatttcattgtattcattcattgttcattTTCTGATGAGGCTTTGGTTGTAGTGTTGATGTTCGTATTTTCTTTCCCTTGATAGGATTAGTGACATGTTTTCAAGAGGGTCTCTGAAATCATTCAAATTTGTCATTAATTCAAGTTGCGTCTGTCTAGCAACGTAATTCTGAAGTCTCTTAACGTGTAGAATGAAGAAACCATTCTCATTCCCACATATAAGCAAGCAGTATGTCTACTACAAggaaaaacattgaaaaattgGCTGTCTGTTATTATTTCTCAAACATCACCGGTTACCTAATGATATTGTTCCCTTTGTTTTGTACTCGGCTATTCTCAGGTCAACCCATACTGCAAACTGAGATAACACAAGTGGCTCGCTGCAAAGTTCCCCGATTATGCAGGCAAATTTGTTCTGTACTCTTTCCAGTGTCACTCCCATAGTGCTGTTAGTTTTCTGCAAAgtctgtaaaataaaacaaagggCATTTAAGATACATTACTGCAATCTACAAGTCCTTTGctgtattttttgtttgcttgtatGTAGAGCTAATGTATGGAGTCATTCGGTTTTTATTAGcaacaattttttaatttaacatgtttatgtgtacttCTTCACTTGAAATCAAAACTTTAAAGTGGAAGCCATAAATGATGACGTGTCCTGGTTTACCggctatatttatttgttaccaAATACAATACAATTGTAGAAAAGCTTGCATGTTCTTCAAATTTAACTGTTATACACATACCCTCTCTGTATCTCAAAATATTAACATGTAGAAATATCATTTCATACATAGCTattaacaacacacacatatatatcagAAAAATTCTTTGCCGGCTGCTTCACCTAGACCTAAACGTAGATCAGTTACTTGCCGAATACATACATGCGTAGTTTTAAACTTATCCTATTTTAGGCTTTGCCTATTTCAGTTTCCATTTATATGGAAAAATTCAATATTTATCCTCAAATATTCCATGATGGTTGATACGCCTCTCGCAGTAAGTCAAGAGCTCCCTGTAGTGATCCGATTATCATCACAGGGGTACCCGGATGTGCTAACCAGGTCAACTGGGCTTCAATTTTTCGTAGCAAATTGTACTCTTTCACGTTAGTCAGATCA from Liolophura sinensis isolate JHLJ2023 chromosome 3, CUHK_Ljap_v2, whole genome shotgun sequence carries:
- the LOC135463552 gene encoding uncharacterized protein LOC135463552 isoform X21: MGVTLERVQNKFACIIGELCSEPLVLSQFAVWVDLRIAEYKTKGTISLDCSGESPNPGWMRGVKNHPPRTVDTGQGAHRRRGSFASSPSIHMSPAASPLANQMYSERLQSSDSPRMSHNSGQQQSFPSRLSPDIVVIKNEPSPEQQTSCAFSRKRTADSSELQSDFYSTAKSRRVGGSSTLSSSAQESSSNQSLMSIINTESDSISLEPVDSSEADIFKVTMDAQDDQNQGLSGSPSNSTFSPRRLAASATTSSGSPNNQSWMGSTGDAAQGSSSQTAYGGSWGRMIPPSERNAGHAQNHVDSSGDSLEAKKPVENSYFTLKNALGSARALHNWLMANPRCEKRSVNEISPAELDVYLTEFFATVRKADGTDYLPLSFQALRTAIGHFLSMKGYPHAISTSSLFRGSQAAYQSRKKHLHALAASNKKN
- the LOC135463552 gene encoding uncharacterized protein LOC135463552 isoform X4, which codes for MGVTLERVQNKFACIIGELCSEPLVLSQFAVWVDLRIAEYKTKGTISLDCSGESPNPGWMRGVKNHPPRTVDTGQGAHRRRGSFASSPSIHMSPAASPLANQMYSERLQSSDSPRMSHNSGQQQSFPSRLSPDIVVIKNEPSPEQQTSCAFSRKRTADSSELQSDFYSTAKSRRVGGSSTLSSSAQESSSNQSLMSIINTESDSISLEPVDSSEADIFKVTMDAQDDQNQGLSGSPSNSTFSPRRLAASATTSSGSPNNQSWMGSTGDAAQGSSSQTELGFDQSLLSSPHGVEVVPAVISGGSSQGWTNRSAQRKSVGEGQTWKVTLANRRISNVWEKPQSTVAHMRAALGIIENWLKSCPRYDQRKVENIPPADLDAYLCDFFLNGKKRSGENFGRSYLSVFRSCLERHLREKGYPYSITKCAEFVNSQNAYKTRVEALRKLSLSRAGARTDCQAESVDGPVGT
- the LOC135463552 gene encoding uncharacterized protein LOC135463552 isoform X12; translation: MGVTLERVQNKFACIIGELCSEPLVLSQFAVWVDLRIAEYKTKGTISLDCSGESPNPGWMRGVKNHPPRTVDTGQGAHRRRGSFASSPSIHMSPAASPLANQMYSERLQSSDSPRMSHNSGQQQSFPSRLSPDIVVIKNEPSPEQQTSCAFSRKRTADSSELQSDFYSTAKSRRVGGSSTLSSSAQESSSNQSLMSIINTESDSISLEPVDSSEADIFKVTMDAQDDQNQGLSGSPSNSTFSPRRLAASATTSSGSPNNQSWMGSTGDAAQGSSSQTVRIEQDDSLRSGNRSSESGGKGVSTAGFGGELDGGVAGGKHQVLNTQEKSASAIRHEQAAIHLLETWLSSLPVRESRKIEDIPPKDLDFYLERFFRTVRKSTGEDYDPQYLMAIRSGLSRYLKDHGYPYSIVRSFEFFKSQESFRVITKKLHARISKIVKT
- the LOC135463552 gene encoding uncharacterized protein LOC135463552 isoform X7, with the protein product MGVTLERVQNKFACIIGELCSEPLVLSQFAVWVDLRIAEYKTKGTISLDCSGESPNPGWMRGVKNHPPRTVDTGQGAHRRRGSFASSPSIHMSPAASPLANQMYSERLQSSDSPRMSHNSGQQQSFPSRLSPDIVVIKNEPSPEQQTSCAFSRKRTADSSELQSDFYSTAKSRRVGGSSTLSSSAQESSSNQSLMSIINTESDSISLEPVDSSEADIFKVTMDAQDDQNQGLSGSPSNSTFSPRRLAASATTSSGSPNNQSWMGSTGDAAQGSSSQTVPAAVCTGGPKAESCEDGNLAQDFSWIQEEEFSTCKEHWKTPSIRQTAVHPEMPNSSSASTRNALKSVRRFESFLCSEGYSENRKIHEIPAFDLDPILCDVFKNIRRQDGTQYSVSSLIALRTGLEYHLKRCQYPLSITTSIHFYRSQQSFKARKAELKLLESRNKTD
- the LOC135463552 gene encoding uncharacterized protein LOC135463552 isoform X19, with protein sequence MGVTLERVQNKFACIIGELCSEPLVLSQFAVWVDLRIAEYKTKGTISLDCSGESPNPGWMRGVKNHPPRTVDTGQGAHRRRGSFASSPSIHMSPAASPLANQMYSERLQSSDSPRMSHNSGQQQSFPSRLSPDIVVIKNEPSPEQQTSCAFSRKRTADSSELQSDFYSTAKSRRVGGSSTLSSSAQESSSNQSLMSIINTESDSISLEPVDSSEADIFKVTMDAQDDQNQGLSGSPSNSTFSPRRLAASATTSSGSPNNQSWMGSTGDAAQGSSSQTALKTDGAVSIAVPRIAQPQPGLGDVGILYGLDKRSVRRPTGFPASAVRNSGGAITCLRKWLAEEPRQEDRNVEEIPCEELDAYLEEFFTTIKKQDGSTYQPNSLKAVRQGIEFYLKERNYGYSITNSPIFIKSQCAFKKKTRELVQAGGTKMW
- the LOC135463552 gene encoding uncharacterized protein KIAA1958 homolog isoform X5 is translated as MGVTLERVQNKFACIIGELCSEPLVLSQFAVWVDLRIAEYKTKGTISLDCSGESPNPGWMRGVKNHPPRTVDTGQGAHRRRGSFASSPSIHMSPAASPLANQMYSERLQSSDSPRMSHNSGQQQSFPSRLSPDIVVIKNEPSPEQQTSCAFSRKRTADSSELQSDFYSTAKSRRVGGSSTLSSSAQESSSNQSLMSIINTESDSISLEPVDSSEADIFKVTMDAQDDQNQGLSGSPSNSTFSPRRLAASATTSSGSPNNQSWMGSTGDAAQGSSSQTALPWHRNENRSISRSMSLSENCSGSSASSITSMAAPTQVSVAAMVNVVSQSRILNVQEKPRATAKHMLAAVKIFERWLIDSVHKISRKVEEIPPPQLNIYLKDFFTSVKKVDGTEYNPVSLSTLRSSLDRYLKEYDYPCSIVRSGEFLASQMAYKDRLQKLKLSNFQSHYHQEDFSFLSE
- the LOC135463552 gene encoding uncharacterized protein LOC135463552 isoform X15 produces the protein MGVTLERVQNKFACIIGELCSEPLVLSQFAVWVDLRIAEYKTKGTISLDCSGESPNPGWMRGVKNHPPRTVDTGQGAHRRRGSFASSPSIHMSPAASPLANQMYSERLQSSDSPRMSHNSGQQQSFPSRLSPDIVVIKNEPSPEQQTSCAFSRKRTADSSELQSDFYSTAKSRRVGGSSTLSSSAQESSSNQSLMSIINTESDSISLEPVDSSEADIFKVTMDAQDDQNQGLSGSPSNSTFSPRRLAASATTSSGSPNNQSWMGSTGDAAQGSSSQTVHELEGPHGLGRTLGSNSTSLTAFRGATSTSTMSAMSNSRYQNLDLTTKNMNMALGIFRRWLIENGYGNCDTKVEDMPVRELDAYLADFFATVKKRNGTDYDPQSFKVMRSYLSRYLKQQNYPLCITKSSEFEQSLLSYKKRMQQLHEISVQRRKGLIH
- the LOC135463552 gene encoding uncharacterized protein LOC135463552 isoform X13; the encoded protein is MGVTLERVQNKFACIIGELCSEPLVLSQFAVWVDLRIAEYKTKGTISLDCSGESPNPGWMRGVKNHPPRTVDTGQGAHRRRGSFASSPSIHMSPAASPLANQMYSERLQSSDSPRMSHNSGQQQSFPSRLSPDIVVIKNEPSPEQQTSCAFSRKRTADSSELQSDFYSTAKSRRVGGSSTLSSSAQESSSNQSLMSIINTESDSISLEPVDSSEADIFKVTMDAQDDQNQGLSGSPSNSTFSPRRLAASATTSSGSPNNQSWMGSTGDAAQGSSSQTDWPCGIDQDAPPANFTRQVSSLIGQMPRTSIETPESSHRVHSHAASPGHSFSVRMFSLAAGAVKQFEKWVRHTVCQKERRRIEEYPSDELDSLLAVFFATVRKNNGMEYKPSSLKSVRQSLEYYLKERKYPYSITASPQFIKSQTAYRKRCLELLAAGVD
- the LOC135463552 gene encoding uncharacterized protein LOC135463552 isoform X8, with the protein product MGVTLERVQNKFACIIGELCSEPLVLSQFAVWVDLRIAEYKTKGTISLDCSGESPNPGWMRGVKNHPPRTVDTGQGAHRRRGSFASSPSIHMSPAASPLANQMYSERLQSSDSPRMSHNSGQQQSFPSRLSPDIVVIKNEPSPEQQTSCAFSRKRTADSSELQSDFYSTAKSRRVGGSSTLSSSAQESSSNQSLMSIINTESDSISLEPVDSSEADIFKVTMDAQDDQNQGLSGSPSNSTFSPRRLAASATTSSGSPNNQSWMGSTGDAAQGSSSQTDRSWEEGSDNHAEEAKRINHSTSREDFLRMIGISPTMIRQPNLNSAFYHGSAPKSDGASASRLAIGAMRLFKKWLVENQGLDSSKNVEQISPEVLDPHLAQFLTVVRKQDGSDYRPNSLRSLRQGIDFYLKDHGYPYSVINCRDFPEAYQAYRKRVQALNAKPSESF
- the LOC135463552 gene encoding uncharacterized protein LOC135463552 isoform X6, producing the protein MGVTLERVQNKFACIIGELCSEPLVLSQFAVWVDLRIAEYKTKGTISLDCSGESPNPGWMRGVKNHPPRTVDTGQGAHRRRGSFASSPSIHMSPAASPLANQMYSERLQSSDSPRMSHNSGQQQSFPSRLSPDIVVIKNEPSPEQQTSCAFSRKRTADSSELQSDFYSTAKSRRVGGSSTLSSSAQESSSNQSLMSIINTESDSISLEPVDSSEADIFKVTMDAQDDQNQGLSGSPSNSTFSPRRLAASATTSSGSPNNQSWMGSTGDAAQGSSSQTEIFPRTYTSDREANESASPSGTRSAFGKADVSPKPSISYNSVRKSTTSVRILMSWLHTKGYDMNLDLASIPVHELDDILAEFFASVKKLDGKEYLPNSYRSLRTGLIHFFQETGRDYMLSEMTSFPKSVTAFRKRFREISLSSSHSAGEPVENIQLAPPSEVSTPGISK
- the LOC135463552 gene encoding uncharacterized protein LOC135463552 isoform X30, producing the protein MGVTLERVQNKFACIIGELCSEPLVLSQFAVWVDLRIAEYKTKGTISLDCSGESPNPGWMRGVKNHPPRTVDTGQGAHRRRGSFASSPSIHMSPAASPLANQMYSERLQSSDSPRMSHNSGQQQSFPSRLSPDIVVIKNEPSPEQQTSCAFSRKRTADSSELQSDFYSTAKSRRVGGSSTLSSSAQESSSNQSLMSIINTESDSISLEPVDSSEADIFKVTMDAQDDQNQGLSGSPSNSTFSPRRLAASATTSSGSPNNQSWMGSTGDAAQGSSSQTVPMHMDRRTSEPCHRILDSEHKSATTINHMKTAVKCLAQWLSLNYPGEDRLIETIPPVQLDAYLSLFYASGTKTNGQPYKRTYFFKMRTSLERYLKEHGYPNSLVRDVIFANSQAAFMKRLGQLPDTSD
- the LOC135463552 gene encoding uncharacterized protein LOC135463552 isoform X3; translation: MGVTLERVQNKFACIIGELCSEPLVLSQFAVWVDLRIAEYKTKGTISLDCSGESPNPGWMRGVKNHPPRTVDTGQGAHRRRGSFASSPSIHMSPAASPLANQMYSERLQSSDSPRMSHNSGQQQSFPSRLSPDIVVIKNEPSPEQQTSCAFSRKRTADSSELQSDFYSTAKSRRVGGSSTLSSSAQESSSNQSLMSIINTESDSISLEPVDSSEADIFKVTMDAQDDQNQGLSGSPSNSTFSPRRLAASATTSSGSPNNQSWMGSTGDAAQGSSSQTAELGFDQSLLSSPHGVEVVPAVISGGSSQGWTNRSAQRKSVGEGQTWKVTLANRRISNVWEKPQSTVAHMRAALGIIENWLKSCPRYDQRKVENIPPADLDAYLCDFFLNGKKRSGENFGRSYLSVFRSCLERHLREKGYPYSITKCAEFVNSQNAYKTRVEALRKLSLSRAGARTDCQAESVDGPVGT
- the LOC135463552 gene encoding uncharacterized protein LOC135463552 isoform X2, which translates into the protein MGVTLERVQNKFACIIGELCSEPLVLSQFAVWVDLRIAEYKTKGTISLDCSGESPNPGWMRGVKNHPPRTVDTGQGAHRRRGSFASSPSIHMSPAASPLANQMYSERLQSSDSPRMSHNSGQQQSFPSRLSPDIVVIKNEPSPEQQTSCAFSRKRTADSSELQSDFYSTAKSRRVGGSSTLSSSAQESSSNQSLMSIINTESDSISLEPVDSSEADIFKVTMDAQDDQNQGLSGSPSNSTFSPRRLAASATTSSGSPNNQSWMGSTGDAAQGSSSQTEPAELGLVRPTGSLSVEGRNRSANTKSCLPIEVHRRPKDTVDTATRRIGARILNRQSKSATTVKMIISSVGTIERWLSSPPFCDKREIETIPPAELDHYLEIFFRAGRKPNGLGYGRNYLAALRSCLERHLKDHSYPCSIIKSPHFFNSQQAFVNNIKMARRVLGDSPGSVSYKTGGSFDCPTRPNEGLPTGHDHENLNLD
- the LOC135463552 gene encoding uncharacterized protein LOC135463552 isoform X14, yielding MGVTLERVQNKFACIIGELCSEPLVLSQFAVWVDLRIAEYKTKGTISLDCSGESPNPGWMRGVKNHPPRTVDTGQGAHRRRGSFASSPSIHMSPAASPLANQMYSERLQSSDSPRMSHNSGQQQSFPSRLSPDIVVIKNEPSPEQQTSCAFSRKRTADSSELQSDFYSTAKSRRVGGSSTLSSSAQESSSNQSLMSIINTESDSISLEPVDSSEADIFKVTMDAQDDQNQGLSGSPSNSTFSPRRLAASATTSSGSPNNQSWMGSTGDAAQGSSSQTGTVDHGDRSMTERGEASYLAFHSQECPGIIAQRRLRILDKDQKPATSINHQMAALNHIERWLQLPPRSEYRVIEEIPPKDLDAYLTDFFTIAKKHDGSEFGATYFERMRSSLERHLREHGYSHSIVKSAVFAASQRAYKSKILALRVAMVATKAQKIFS
- the LOC135463552 gene encoding uncharacterized protein LOC135463552 isoform X17, translated to MGVTLERVQNKFACIIGELCSEPLVLSQFAVWVDLRIAEYKTKGTISLDCSGESPNPGWMRGVKNHPPRTVDTGQGAHRRRGSFASSPSIHMSPAASPLANQMYSERLQSSDSPRMSHNSGQQQSFPSRLSPDIVVIKNEPSPEQQTSCAFSRKRTADSSELQSDFYSTAKSRRVGGSSTLSSSAQESSSNQSLMSIINTESDSISLEPVDSSEADIFKVTMDAQDDQNQGLSGSPSNSTFSPRRLAASATTSSGSPNNQSWMGSTGDAAQGSSSQTASGHYPMLEGRRGYVVALNEGSVEEDHVAYFSNSLHRKATTALATFNPWLAERGEHRRMEELPPEKLDEYLVMFFKTLKKQNGTDYLPNSLKALRTGMVYYLKTCGYQESIARGPTFARSQQAFRQKLMEVEAVYSGSGNEAATVQTAETTEAFSS
- the LOC135463552 gene encoding uncharacterized protein LOC135463552 isoform X11, with the protein product MGVTLERVQNKFACIIGELCSEPLVLSQFAVWVDLRIAEYKTKGTISLDCSGESPNPGWMRGVKNHPPRTVDTGQGAHRRRGSFASSPSIHMSPAASPLANQMYSERLQSSDSPRMSHNSGQQQSFPSRLSPDIVVIKNEPSPEQQTSCAFSRKRTADSSELQSDFYSTAKSRRVGGSSTLSSSAQESSSNQSLMSIINTESDSISLEPVDSSEADIFKVTMDAQDDQNQGLSGSPSNSTFSPRRLAASATTSSGSPNNQSWMGSTGDAAQGSSSQTAQMTVYHPGTEKVMIMGGSETVGRNSPSGRPFPIGPPLQRLKVVHRPDVKRMDGHSSERHAIGAAKTFESWLKSAKAEDMKLETIDLEELDTLLSEFYLTVKKKDGSEYSTNSLTSLRTGILYFLRKQGYMGGGFSPDHLPKSHTAFKQRIRSLPQPTARK
- the LOC135463552 gene encoding uncharacterized protein LOC135463552 isoform X23, with the protein product MGVTLERVQNKFACIIGELCSEPLVLSQFAVWVDLRIAEYKTKGTISLDCSGESPNPGWMRGVKNHPPRTVDTGQGAHRRRGSFASSPSIHMSPAASPLANQMYSERLQSSDSPRMSHNSGQQQSFPSRLSPDIVVIKNEPSPEQQTSCAFSRKRTADSSELQSDFYSTAKSRRVGGSSTLSSSAQESSSNQSLMSIINTESDSISLEPVDSSEADIFKVTMDAQDDQNQGLSGSPSNSTFSPRRLAASATTSSGSPNNQSWMGSTGDAAQGSSSQTDLFVVDPLRGRSSELDKTENSGSTLSSFSTPAGRTSSSGSALNTIRKAQAAIRTFEFWLKTVHPSDAMKTADIPPEQLNTFLAEFFLKIRKMNGLEYLPNSFAALRSGIEFHLADVGYPCSIKHSNIFHDTRMAFRKRKESLEKQA
- the LOC135463552 gene encoding uncharacterized protein LOC135463552 isoform X26; amino-acid sequence: MGVTLERVQNKFACIIGELCSEPLVLSQFAVWVDLRIAEYKTKGTISLDCSGESPNPGWMRGVKNHPPRTVDTGQGAHRRRGSFASSPSIHMSPAASPLANQMYSERLQSSDSPRMSHNSGQQQSFPSRLSPDIVVIKNEPSPEQQTSCAFSRKRTADSSELQSDFYSTAKSRRVGGSSTLSSSAQESSSNQSLMSIINTESDSISLEPVDSSEADIFKVTMDAQDDQNQGLSGSPSNSTFSPRRLAASATTSSGSPNNQSWMGSTGDAAQGSSSQTVLPVLPGEYFGDEAGLAASVAGIGVPYKQRGITSSYTHSVSAMKVLARWMKTTGNDNRPLEDIPVSELDGILACFFTSVNRQDGSFYQPSSLKALRTGIEFYLKSIKASYSLTSSREFSLSQAAFRKRVDYLIQAGGNKIC
- the LOC135463552 gene encoding uncharacterized protein LOC135463552 isoform X9, translating into MGVTLERVQNKFACIIGELCSEPLVLSQFAVWVDLRIAEYKTKGTISLDCSGESPNPGWMRGVKNHPPRTVDTGQGAHRRRGSFASSPSIHMSPAASPLANQMYSERLQSSDSPRMSHNSGQQQSFPSRLSPDIVVIKNEPSPEQQTSCAFSRKRTADSSELQSDFYSTAKSRRVGGSSTLSSSAQESSSNQSLMSIINTESDSISLEPVDSSEADIFKVTMDAQDDQNQGLSGSPSNSTFSPRRLAASATTSSGSPNNQSWMGSTGDAAQGSSSQTDLAHQTSPFSQRLGTRVAQGDVHIFPAANRHLSIDNRKDRILNIQDKPASTLSHQLAALGVVERWLSENHPAESAKIEQIAPAKLDQYLTEFFTTITKPCGDSYGVSYLSSLRSRLERHLREHSYPCSIIRSHEFHASQTAFKMRIMSLQTQIVEPTTLDNPHQSII
- the LOC135463552 gene encoding uncharacterized protein LOC135463552 isoform X27 → MGVTLERVQNKFACIIGELCSEPLVLSQFAVWVDLRIAEYKTKGTISLDCSGESPNPGWMRGVKNHPPRTVDTGQGAHRRRGSFASSPSIHMSPAASPLANQMYSERLQSSDSPRMSHNSGQQQSFPSRLSPDIVVIKNEPSPEQQTSCAFSRKRTADSSELQSDFYSTAKSRRVGGSSTLSSSAQESSSNQSLMSIINTESDSISLEPVDSSEADIFKVTMDAQDDQNQGLSGSPSNSTFSPRRLAASATTSSGSPNNQSWMGSTGDAAQGSSSQTGYAGNTSQLQDPVAPRTDGMRLPEAPRRLESSRLSVVALKTFQKWRMKHGSIPGQRIESLAPQVLDSILAEFLATVKKQDDSEYRPNSLRTLRQGIDFYLKDAGYPLSIVTSPEFRSSQAVYKKRIELLTLKASQIDT
- the LOC135463552 gene encoding uncharacterized protein LOC135463552 isoform X31; translated protein: MGVTLERVQNKFACIIGELCSEPLVLSQFAVWVDLRIAEYKTKGTISLDCSGESPNPGWMRGVKNHPPRTVDTGQGAHRRRGSFASSPSIHMSPAASPLANQMYSERLQSSDSPRMSHNSGQQQSFPSRLSPDIVVIKNEPSPEQQTSCAFSRKRTADSSELQSDFYSTAKSRRVGGSSTLSSSAQESSSNQSLMSIINTESDSISLEPVDSSEADIFKVTMDAQDDQNQGLSGSPSNSTFSPRRLAASATTSSGSPNNQSWMGSTGDAAQGSSSQTASNSKRYASSWKHAVSAKRTFEFWLREHTNRADQRRLEHIQPDELQRLLCVFFAEIKKPDGREYTPKSLLSVRTGLEFFLRSKGYPVSIISSEQFRASQIAFHMRKIQLKRLQITTETH